The Mesorhizobium sp. M1D.F.Ca.ET.043.01.1.1 genome contains a region encoding:
- the miaB gene encoding tRNA (N6-isopentenyl adenosine(37)-C2)-methylthiotransferase MiaB: MNVYDSQRMTDALAADGYVATDAVEDADLVLLNTCHIREKAAEKVYSELGRIRDMKAERAVAGRELLIGVAGCVAQAEGAEIIRRAPAVDLVIGPQTYHRLPDVLARVRGGQKIVETDYAIEDKFEHLPQPKRAEVAKRGVTAFLTVQEGCDKFCTFCVVPYTRGSEVSRPVAQIVAEAGRLAEAGVREVTLLGQNVNAWHGEGENGEEWGLGRLLFRLAEIPGLARLRYTTSHPRDMDDELIAAHRDLPALMPYLHLPVQSGSDRILKAMNRRHTARDYLTLIDRIRAARGDIAMSGDFIVGFPGETEADFEATLKLVREVNYASAFTFKYSPRPGTPGAEMDGHVSEAVKDERLQRLQALINEQQRAFIASLVGRTVGTLIEKPGRRAGQIVGRSPWLQPVIVDDKAGGIGDIIDVRITKTGPNSLFAELA; this comes from the coding sequence ATGAATGTCTACGATTCCCAGCGCATGACCGATGCGCTGGCCGCCGACGGCTATGTCGCGACCGACGCCGTCGAGGACGCCGATCTGGTGCTGCTCAACACCTGCCATATCCGCGAGAAGGCGGCGGAAAAGGTCTATTCCGAGCTTGGCCGCATCCGCGACATGAAGGCCGAGCGCGCCGTGGCCGGGCGCGAGCTGCTGATCGGCGTCGCCGGCTGCGTGGCGCAGGCCGAGGGCGCCGAGATCATCCGCCGCGCGCCAGCGGTCGATCTCGTTATCGGCCCGCAGACCTATCACCGCCTGCCCGATGTGCTGGCGAGGGTCCGCGGCGGCCAGAAGATCGTCGAGACCGACTATGCAATCGAGGACAAGTTCGAGCATCTGCCGCAGCCGAAACGGGCCGAGGTGGCAAAGCGCGGCGTTACCGCCTTCCTCACCGTGCAGGAAGGCTGCGACAAGTTCTGCACCTTCTGCGTCGTGCCCTATACGCGCGGCTCGGAAGTCTCGCGTCCCGTGGCGCAGATCGTCGCCGAGGCCGGGCGCCTCGCCGAGGCCGGCGTGCGCGAGGTGACGTTGCTCGGCCAGAACGTCAATGCGTGGCACGGCGAGGGCGAAAACGGCGAGGAATGGGGCCTCGGACGCCTGCTTTTCCGCCTGGCGGAAATCCCCGGCCTGGCGCGGCTGCGCTATACGACCAGCCATCCGCGCGACATGGATGACGAATTGATCGCCGCGCATCGTGACCTGCCCGCCTTGATGCCCTATCTGCATCTACCAGTGCAGTCTGGCTCCGACCGGATACTGAAGGCGATGAATCGCAGGCATACGGCACGCGACTATCTGACCCTCATCGATCGCATCCGCGCCGCGCGCGGCGACATCGCCATGTCCGGCGACTTCATCGTCGGCTTTCCCGGCGAGACGGAAGCGGATTTCGAGGCGACGCTGAAGCTGGTGCGCGAGGTGAATTACGCCTCGGCCTTCACGTTCAAATATTCGCCGCGTCCCGGCACGCCGGGCGCCGAGATGGACGGCCATGTGTCGGAAGCCGTGAAGGACGAACGGCTGCAGCGCCTGCAGGCGCTGATCAACGAGCAGCAGCGGGCGTTCATCGCCAGCCTGGTCGGCCGCACCGTCGGCACGCTGATCGAGAAGCCCGGCCGGCGTGCCGGTCAGATCGTCGGCCGCTCGCCCTGGCTACAGCCGGTAATTGTTGACGACAAGGCCGGCGGAATCGGTGACATTATCGACGTACGAATCACGAAGACGGGCCCCAACAGCCTGTTCGCCGAGTTGGCCTGA
- a CDS encoding 1-acyl-sn-glycerol-3-phosphate acyltransferase, with protein MIKRLRTFLAFALVAAGTLVLAPLQLLSMKTRLWPETVVLRIWHGMILKALGIRVHVKGALSRERPLLIAANHISWTDIMVLGSFVDVKFIARADMAGWPLIGMLSKLQRTVFIERERKRSSGDQASEIARRMAKGDAMVLFAEGSTGDGNLVLPFKSTLFGAASMAISEGAAEQVFIQPVAIAYTRVHGVPMGRRHRPMAAWIGDQDLMPHLKVLLAEGAVDAEVHFGDPVPFAKGSNRKETARLMEAKVREMMQAALAEPRPSR; from the coding sequence ATGATCAAGAGATTGCGGACTTTCCTGGCGTTCGCCCTTGTCGCCGCCGGCACGCTGGTGCTGGCGCCGCTGCAACTCCTGTCGATGAAGACCAGGCTCTGGCCGGAGACGGTCGTCCTGAGGATCTGGCACGGCATGATCCTCAAGGCGCTGGGCATTCGCGTTCACGTCAAGGGCGCGCTGTCCAGGGAGCGCCCGTTGCTCATCGCGGCCAACCACATCTCCTGGACCGACATCATGGTGCTCGGCTCCTTTGTCGATGTGAAGTTCATCGCCAGGGCAGACATGGCGGGCTGGCCGCTTATCGGCATGCTGTCCAAGCTGCAGCGCACCGTCTTCATCGAGCGCGAGCGCAAGCGCAGCTCCGGCGACCAGGCGAGCGAGATCGCCAGGCGCATGGCCAAGGGCGACGCGATGGTGCTGTTCGCCGAGGGCTCGACCGGCGACGGCAATCTGGTTCTGCCGTTCAAGAGCACCTTGTTCGGCGCGGCCTCGATGGCGATTTCCGAAGGGGCGGCGGAACAGGTGTTCATCCAGCCGGTGGCGATCGCCTATACGCGGGTGCATGGCGTGCCGATGGGCCGCCGCCACCGCCCGATGGCCGCCTGGATCGGCGACCAGGATCTGATGCCGCATCTGAAGGTGCTGCTGGCTGAAGGCGCGGTCGATGCCGAGGTGCATTTCGGCGATCCGGTGCCGTTCGCCAAGGGTTCGAACCGCAAGGAAACGGCGAGATTGATGGAAGCCAAGGTGCGCGAGATGATGCAGGCCGCGCTCGCCGAACCGCGCCCAAGCCGCTGA
- the rimI gene encoding ribosomal protein S18-alanine N-acetyltransferase codes for MRIPFFQPRRRDYALEPLTVADSAAISVLHREDFVRPWTDGEFAALLEQDTVFGYAARETGQGSKPPVGFVLARLAAGEGEILTVAVARAHRRQGLGWQLMDAVLRELHAQRAEALFLEVDETNQPAIALYRRLGFRQVGQRPNYYRSTEHGPTGALVMRRDLR; via the coding sequence ATGCGCATACCTTTCTTTCAGCCGCGCCGCAGGGACTATGCCCTGGAGCCGCTGACGGTTGCCGACAGCGCCGCCATCTCGGTGTTGCATCGCGAGGATTTTGTCCGGCCCTGGACCGATGGTGAGTTTGCGGCGCTGCTCGAGCAGGACACCGTGTTCGGCTACGCCGCGCGCGAGACAGGACAGGGATCGAAACCTCCGGTCGGTTTCGTGCTGGCGCGGCTGGCGGCGGGCGAGGGCGAGATCCTGACCGTTGCCGTGGCCCGCGCGCATCGCCGCCAGGGGCTCGGCTGGCAGTTGATGGATGCGGTGTTGCGCGAACTGCACGCGCAGCGCGCCGAGGCGCTGTTCCTCGAAGTCGACGAGACCAATCAGCCGGCCATCGCGCTCTACCGCAGGCTCGGCTTCCGCCAGGTCGGCCAGCGTCCGAACTACTACCGGTCGACCGAGCACGGCCCGACCGGCGCGCTTGTCATGCGCCGCGATCTTCGCTAG
- the tsaB gene encoding tRNA (adenosine(37)-N6)-threonylcarbamoyltransferase complex dimerization subunit type 1 TsaB encodes MKLLAIDCAASLCAACVYDAGAGIELGRHVLDLGKGHAEHLMAVIEAALKAGGIRYQALDAVAVSIGPGSFTGLRVGVSTARGLALALKIPAVGVTTLEALAAEAANAFPGRDVLAALDAGREEIHAVLFDKALVLTYGPSVATLSDATAMAVDAKAVLAGTAAPLIAAAAGQGFDIGPAVATADIATYARLAAAKGAGEKPKPLYLRGADAKPQAGFILPRQGHEAGKPDSGKDHGPKGKKS; translated from the coding sequence ATGAAATTGCTTGCCATCGACTGCGCCGCCAGTCTCTGCGCCGCCTGCGTCTATGACGCCGGCGCGGGCATCGAGCTTGGTCGCCATGTGCTCGACCTCGGCAAGGGGCACGCCGAGCATCTGATGGCCGTCATCGAGGCCGCCTTGAAGGCCGGCGGGATCCGTTATCAGGCGCTGGACGCCGTCGCTGTCTCGATCGGCCCAGGCTCCTTCACCGGCCTGCGCGTCGGCGTGTCGACCGCGCGCGGCCTTGCGCTGGCCCTGAAAATCCCGGCCGTCGGGGTGACGACGCTGGAAGCGCTGGCGGCGGAGGCTGCAAATGCCTTTCCCGGGCGAGACGTGCTTGCCGCGCTCGACGCCGGCCGCGAGGAAATCCATGCCGTTCTTTTCGATAAAGCGTTAGTCTTGACTTACGGTCCATCGGTGGCCACGCTTTCCGATGCGACCGCAATGGCGGTCGATGCGAAAGCAGTCCTTGCCGGCACCGCCGCGCCGCTGATTGCCGCCGCGGCCGGACAGGGTTTCGACATCGGGCCGGCCGTTGCCACGGCGGACATCGCCACCTATGCCCGGCTGGCCGCAGCCAAGGGGGCGGGCGAAAAGCCGAAGCCGCTCTATCTGCGCGGCGCTGACGCCAAGCCGCAGGCCGGCTTCATTCTGCCGAGGCAGGGCCATGAAGCCGGAAAGCCGGATTCTGGAAAAGATCATGGGCCAAAGGGAAAAAAGTCCTGA
- a CDS encoding DUF1513 domain-containing protein, which yields MAWRGTQLIDRRDFLKAAGAGFAAAMAPRAWADMLAADAVFATAFVKRDGSFGAAVLSEAGKVLHTLDLPDRGHDVTFDPVSKRSVVFARQPGTFAVVFDHAGREKPLTIASIAGRHFFGHGVFSPDGGLLYATENDFDNAAGVVGVYDAKAKFNRVGEFPTYGMGPHELLLLGDGRTLAIANGGIETHPDFGRAELNIATMKPSYTLVDRVTGDLIEKHALPPALHQLSIRHMDRDQAGTVWLGCQYRGPATDRPALVGRAARGKELELLEMPQDVLSGLRNYIGSVAANPVAGTVAVTSPEGNSLAVIDAASGRVVATRSLVEVCGLAPDGAGYMATTGAGAIVGGAGAAHSEPDYVWDNHMLRIAAAA from the coding sequence ATGGCTTGGAGAGGCACGCAACTCATCGATCGCCGCGATTTCCTGAAGGCCGCCGGCGCCGGCTTCGCCGCCGCCATGGCGCCGCGCGCCTGGGCGGACATGCTGGCAGCCGATGCCGTCTTTGCCACCGCCTTCGTCAAGCGCGACGGCAGCTTCGGCGCCGCCGTGCTCTCCGAGGCCGGCAAGGTTCTGCACACCCTCGATCTGCCCGACCGCGGCCACGACGTCACCTTCGATCCGGTGTCGAAGCGCTCGGTCGTCTTCGCCCGCCAGCCTGGCACCTTCGCCGTCGTCTTCGACCATGCCGGCCGCGAGAAGCCGTTGACCATCGCCAGCATCGCCGGCCGGCATTTCTTCGGCCATGGCGTGTTCTCGCCCGACGGCGGGCTGCTCTATGCGACCGAGAATGATTTCGACAATGCCGCCGGCGTCGTCGGCGTCTATGACGCGAAGGCGAAATTCAACCGCGTCGGCGAGTTCCCGACCTACGGCATGGGCCCCCACGAGCTGCTGCTGCTCGGCGACGGCCGGACGCTCGCCATCGCCAATGGCGGCATCGAGACGCATCCGGATTTCGGCCGCGCCGAGCTCAACATCGCGACCATGAAGCCCTCCTACACGCTGGTCGACCGCGTCACCGGCGACCTGATCGAAAAGCATGCGCTGCCCCCGGCGCTGCACCAGCTCTCGATCCGCCACATGGACCGCGACCAGGCGGGCACCGTCTGGTTAGGCTGCCAGTATCGCGGACCGGCGACCGACCGTCCGGCGCTGGTCGGCCGCGCCGCGCGCGGCAAGGAGCTGGAGCTCTTGGAGATGCCGCAGGACGTGCTCTCGGGCCTCCGCAACTATATCGGCTCGGTCGCCGCCAATCCCGTTGCCGGCACGGTCGCCGTCACCTCGCCCGAGGGAAATTCGCTCGCCGTCATCGACGCCGCCAGCGGACGCGTGGTCGCGACCAGGTCGCTTGTCGAGGTTTGCGGCCTGGCCCCGGACGGCGCCGGCTACATGGCGACGACGGGCGCCGGGGCGATCGTCGGCGGTGCCGGCGCCGCGCATTCCGAGCCCGACTATGTCTGGGACAATCACATGCTGCGCATTGCGGCCGCTGCCTGA
- a CDS encoding imelysin family protein produces MSKRLAAAFALSLFLAAAWPASAAVKASDVIGRAIDGFVRPAYASLDDRAASLTKAIRQLCAAPSEQNLEAARTDFSATVETWSVAEIIAFGPIKDNNRLERMLYWPDRKSIGLRQVQATLAAKDPSATDPALLAGKSVAMQGLGALEYVLFGDGAEVLAKKDEPYRCAYGAAVAGNIETIAGEVRDAWNKPDGFASLWANPGPKNPLYRDGTEAVTELVGVFINELEMIRDVRLKGFLGAKPDADKPKQAIYWRSQSTTTSLAGNLTGIDQLFQASKLGDALPADARWMAESIHIQLVNGVATAKSANGPIDKALADPALRDKLEHFALITSSLSTLFGTRMTAEFGLTAGFSSLDGD; encoded by the coding sequence ATGTCGAAACGCCTGGCAGCCGCCTTTGCTCTTTCGCTTTTTCTGGCCGCCGCGTGGCCGGCGTCCGCCGCGGTCAAGGCCTCCGATGTCATCGGACGCGCGATCGATGGCTTCGTCCGCCCGGCCTATGCCAGTCTCGACGATCGTGCCGCGAGCCTGACCAAGGCGATTCGCCAGCTTTGCGCGGCACCGTCCGAGCAAAATCTCGAAGCGGCGCGCACGGATTTTTCCGCCACCGTCGAGACCTGGTCGGTGGCCGAGATCATCGCCTTCGGACCGATCAAGGACAACAACCGGCTGGAGCGCATGCTCTATTGGCCGGACCGCAAGAGCATCGGTCTGAGGCAGGTGCAGGCGACGCTCGCCGCCAAGGATCCCTCCGCCACCGATCCGGCGCTGCTGGCGGGAAAGAGCGTCGCCATGCAGGGCCTCGGCGCGCTGGAATATGTGCTGTTCGGCGATGGCGCCGAGGTGCTTGCCAAGAAGGACGAGCCCTATCGCTGCGCCTATGGCGCGGCGGTGGCCGGCAACATCGAAACGATCGCCGGCGAGGTCCGCGACGCCTGGAACAAGCCCGACGGCTTTGCTTCGCTTTGGGCCAATCCGGGACCAAAGAACCCGCTTTACCGCGACGGCACCGAAGCGGTGACGGAACTGGTAGGCGTTTTCATCAACGAGCTGGAGATGATCCGCGACGTGCGGCTCAAGGGTTTTCTTGGCGCCAAGCCGGACGCCGACAAGCCGAAGCAGGCGATCTACTGGCGCTCGCAGAGCACGACGACTTCGCTGGCCGGGAATCTCACCGGCATCGACCAGTTGTTCCAGGCCTCGAAGCTCGGTGACGCGCTGCCCGCCGATGCGCGGTGGATGGCCGAATCCATCCACATTCAGCTCGTCAACGGCGTGGCCACGGCAAAGTCCGCCAACGGCCCGATCGACAAGGCGCTCGCCGATCCGGCGCTGCGCGACAAGCTCGAGCATTTCGCGTTGATCACGTCCAGCCTGTCGACCCTGTTCGGCACCAGGATGACCGCGGAATTCGGCCTGACCGCCGGCTTTTCCTCGCTTGACGGGGATTGA
- a CDS encoding di-heme oxidoredictase family protein, whose product MRRPIDFSRRSRRAKGVGPPPQKTPRYRNCRGASLLLALAFSASAIAGEPGPVGFASSRADLTPQDQARVLAVTRPTTDFSKPEPFELMQGGAGTSEKDVNRDAFSQSAANITFEEEGTFKLGNALFRKNWVSSPSSTQASDGLGPLFNERACQNCHLKDGRGRPPEGGIGSTSMFLRLARDASSEEEKAALADHKALNFPDPVYGSQLQELAVPGLKGEGRMRVDYAQEKVVLASGAVVSLRRPSYSVEDLAYGPLDPRTTLSPRLTPPMIGLGLIERIAPADIQSHADQDDRDGDGISGRPNIVRDELSGEITLGRFGWKAQAASIRQQTADAFAGDIGISTPEVPKHWGDCTDAQKHCLAMPNGVQQRLGAAEAPPPVMDLVTFYSQNLAVPARRDLGKPEVLAGKKQFYEKGCISCHTPKFVTLRGTPNKAQAFQLIWPYSDFLLHDMGEGLADGQRVGEASGSEWRTPPLWGIGLTATVNGNSFYLHDGRARTLEEAILWHGGEGRKARDRFAAADAANRAALIKFLESL is encoded by the coding sequence ATGCGGCGCCCCATAGATTTTTCGCGCCGCTCGCGGCGGGCCAAAGGTGTTGGCCCGCCGCCTCAGAAGACCCCGCGATACCGGAATTGTCGTGGGGCTTCGCTCTTGCTGGCACTTGCATTTTCTGCTTCCGCCATCGCCGGCGAGCCGGGCCCTGTGGGCTTCGCCTCCAGCCGCGCCGATCTGACGCCGCAGGATCAGGCGCGGGTGCTGGCCGTCACCAGGCCGACCACGGACTTTTCCAAGCCCGAGCCGTTCGAGCTGATGCAAGGCGGCGCTGGCACGTCGGAGAAGGACGTCAACCGCGATGCCTTCTCGCAATCCGCCGCCAACATCACCTTCGAGGAAGAAGGCACCTTCAAGCTCGGCAACGCGCTTTTCCGCAAGAATTGGGTGTCGTCGCCGTCGTCGACCCAAGCCTCCGATGGGCTCGGCCCGCTGTTCAACGAACGCGCCTGCCAGAACTGCCATCTGAAGGACGGCCGCGGCCGTCCGCCGGAAGGTGGTATCGGCTCGACGTCGATGTTCCTGCGGCTTGCGCGCGATGCGAGCAGCGAGGAAGAAAAGGCCGCGCTTGCCGACCACAAGGCGCTCAACTTCCCCGATCCGGTCTACGGCTCGCAATTGCAGGAGCTCGCGGTTCCAGGCCTCAAGGGCGAAGGCCGCATGCGTGTCGACTATGCGCAAGAGAAGGTTGTGCTTGCCAGCGGCGCCGTCGTGTCGCTGCGCAGGCCCAGCTACTCGGTCGAGGATCTGGCCTATGGGCCGCTTGATCCGCGCACGACTTTGTCGCCGCGCCTGACGCCGCCGATGATCGGCCTCGGCCTGATTGAGCGGATCGCTCCGGCTGACATCCAATCGCATGCCGATCAGGACGACCGCGACGGCGACGGCATTTCCGGCAGGCCCAACATCGTGCGCGATGAATTGAGCGGCGAGATCACCTTAGGCCGCTTCGGCTGGAAGGCGCAGGCCGCATCGATCCGTCAGCAGACGGCAGATGCCTTTGCCGGCGACATCGGCATCTCGACGCCGGAGGTGCCCAAACATTGGGGCGACTGCACCGACGCGCAAAAGCATTGCCTTGCCATGCCGAATGGCGTGCAGCAGCGCCTGGGCGCGGCGGAAGCGCCGCCCCCGGTCATGGACCTCGTCACCTTCTATTCGCAGAACCTTGCGGTGCCGGCGCGGCGCGATCTCGGCAAGCCGGAGGTCCTTGCCGGCAAGAAGCAATTCTATGAGAAGGGCTGCATTTCCTGCCACACGCCGAAATTCGTCACGCTGCGCGGCACGCCCAACAAGGCGCAGGCCTTCCAGCTGATTTGGCCCTATTCCGATTTTCTGCTGCATGACATGGGCGAGGGGCTGGCCGACGGGCAGCGCGTGGGAGAAGCGAGCGGCAGCGAATGGCGCACGCCGCCGCTCTGGGGCATTGGCCTGACCGCGACGGTCAACGGCAACAGCTTCTATCTGCATGACGGCCGCGCGCGCACGCTCGAAGAGGCGATCCTTTGGCATGGCGGCGAGGGCCGGAAGGCGCGCGACCGTTTTGCCGCCGCCGATGCCGCGAACCGCGCCGCGCTGATCAAATTCCTGGAGTCGCTCTGA
- the bfr gene encoding bacterioferritin, translating to MKGDPQIIERLNEALFLELGAVNQYWVHYRLLEDWGYTKLAKKERAESIEEMHHADRLVARIIFLEGHPNLQSVAPLRIGQNVKEVLESDLAGEYDARTSYKRSREICQDEGDYVSMKLFEDLLADEESHIDFLETQLDLLASIGEEKYGQLNADSANEAE from the coding sequence ATGAAAGGCGATCCGCAGATCATCGAGCGGCTTAACGAGGCCCTGTTTCTGGAGCTTGGAGCAGTCAACCAGTACTGGGTCCACTATCGTCTGCTCGAGGACTGGGGCTACACCAAGCTCGCGAAGAAGGAGCGGGCGGAATCGATCGAGGAAATGCATCATGCCGACCGGCTGGTCGCCCGCATCATCTTCCTCGAAGGCCATCCGAACTTGCAATCCGTCGCGCCGCTGCGCATCGGCCAGAACGTGAAGGAAGTGCTCGAATCCGACCTCGCCGGCGAATATGACGCCCGCACGTCCTACAAGCGCTCGCGCGAGATCTGTCAGGACGAGGGCGACTACGTGTCGATGAAGCTCTTCGAGGACCTGCTGGCGGACGAGGAAAGCCATATCGACTTCCTCGAGACGCAACTCGACCTGCTCGCCTCGATCGGCGAGGAGAAGTACGGCCAGCTCAACGCCGACTCGGCCAACGAGGCGGAGTAA
- a CDS encoding (2Fe-2S)-binding protein, whose amino-acid sequence MLICHCNIITEKEIEQTIIGLLDEDPWQLIVPAKVYHAMRKRGRCCGCFPNVVETIIRVTENYHARSEGSGADHLDRVRGLRVQYGSRFHERRSADHRAA is encoded by the coding sequence ATGCTGATCTGCCATTGCAACATCATCACCGAAAAGGAGATCGAGCAGACGATCATCGGTCTGCTGGATGAAGATCCCTGGCAGCTTATTGTGCCGGCCAAGGTCTATCATGCCATGCGCAAGCGCGGCCGCTGTTGCGGCTGCTTCCCAAATGTGGTGGAAACGATCATTCGGGTCACCGAGAACTACCACGCCCGTTCAGAGGGGAGCGGCGCGGATCACCTGGACCGCGTGAGAGGCTTGCGGGTCCAATACGGGAGCAGATTCCATGAAAGGCGATCCGCAGATCATCGAGCGGCTTAA
- a CDS encoding imelysin family protein: MKAIISPRIIAPRWGSRLAAIGATAALTAAVFVLPAKAETDPKAVIKAYADIALAKYEDSLTTAQALDKAVDALIAKPSAETLNAAREAWKAARVPYQQTEVYRFGNKIVDDWEGKVNSWPLDEGLIDYVAKSYGTESDENSLYTANVIANKEIEINGKKVDASKLTPEFLSGTLQEAGGVEANVATGYHAIEFLLWGQDLHGTGPGAGERPYTDYDLKNCTGGNCDRRAQYLKSASDLLVSDLQEMVNNWKEDGAARKNLADGEPNAGISTIFTGMGSLSYGELAGERMKLGLLLHDPEEEHDCFSDNTYNSHLYDAVGIRAAYHASYTRLDGTVVSGPSVADMVKAADPAIDKELSDKLDVTVARMEAIKARALAGEAYDQQIAEGNTEGNATVQAAIDALIDQTKSVERAVGSLKLNAIAFEGSDSLDAPDKVFK; encoded by the coding sequence ATGAAAGCGATAATTTCGCCGCGGATTATTGCGCCACGCTGGGGCAGCAGGCTTGCCGCGATCGGCGCCACCGCGGCGCTCACGGCGGCCGTGTTCGTGCTGCCGGCGAAAGCCGAAACGGACCCGAAGGCGGTGATCAAGGCCTATGCCGACATCGCGCTGGCAAAGTATGAGGATTCGCTGACCACCGCGCAGGCGCTCGACAAGGCCGTCGACGCGCTCATCGCCAAGCCTTCGGCCGAGACGCTCAACGCCGCCCGCGAGGCCTGGAAGGCCGCGCGCGTTCCTTACCAGCAGACCGAGGTCTATCGCTTCGGCAACAAGATCGTCGACGACTGGGAAGGCAAGGTGAATTCCTGGCCGCTGGACGAAGGCCTGATCGACTACGTCGCCAAGAGCTACGGCACCGAGTCGGACGAGAACTCGCTCTATACCGCGAACGTCATCGCCAACAAGGAGATCGAGATCAACGGCAAGAAGGTCGACGCCTCGAAACTGACGCCCGAATTCCTCTCCGGCACGCTGCAGGAAGCCGGCGGCGTCGAGGCCAATGTCGCGACCGGCTATCACGCCATCGAGTTCCTGCTCTGGGGCCAGGACTTGCACGGCACCGGTCCCGGCGCCGGCGAGCGGCCTTACACCGACTACGATCTGAAGAACTGCACCGGCGGCAACTGCGATCGCCGCGCGCAATATCTGAAGTCGGCGAGCGACCTTCTGGTGTCCGACCTGCAGGAGATGGTCAACAACTGGAAGGAAGACGGCGCGGCGCGCAAGAACCTTGCCGACGGCGAGCCGAACGCCGGCATCTCCACCATCTTCACCGGCATGGGCTCGCTCTCTTACGGCGAACTGGCCGGCGAGCGCATGAAGCTTGGCCTGTTGCTGCACGATCCGGAGGAGGAGCACGACTGCTTCTCCGATAACACCTACAACTCGCATCTCTACGACGCCGTCGGCATCCGCGCCGCATATCACGCCAGCTACACGCGGCTCGATGGCACCGTGGTTTCCGGTCCGTCGGTGGCGGATATGGTGAAGGCCGCCGACCCGGCGATCGACAAGGAGCTGTCGGACAAGCTCGACGTGACGGTCGCCAGGATGGAAGCGATCAAGGCGCGCGCGCTGGCCGGCGAAGCCTATGACCAGCAGATCGCCGAGGGCAACACCGAAGGCAACGCCACCGTGCAGGCGGCAATCGATGCGCTGATCGACCAGACCAAGTCGGTCGAGCGCGCCGTCGGTTCGCTCAAGCTCAACGCCATCGCCTTTGAGGGCTCCGACAGCCTCGACGCGCCGGACAAGGTGTTCAAGTAA
- a CDS encoding FAD-dependent oxidoreductase produces MKNGVVIVGAGHAGVQAAASLREEGHDGPVILIGAENELPYHKPPLSKTFIKDAEARPQPLRGEAFYSGNAIDYRPGVWIDRIDNGARRLDVSGGAAIPFDRLVLATGARPRLLKLEGVELAGVVSLRSLADARLIRELSAQSEDVVILGGGFIGLEIAATLRAAGRKVTVVEAVDRLLGRAVAPVIASHVRQRLEAIGVRILTGTTVSRLESQGGRVSAAIMSSGERLPAQMVVIGIGVVPNVELAEAAGIAIGNGIRVDQHMQSSIPEILAVGDAASYRHWFTGGDVRLESVQNASDQARLAARTILGHAEPFSAVPWFWSDIGDMKLQMVGLTQGGDNHVVLGEPAENKFSIYHYAGNRLLGIESVNRPADHMLGRKMLGAGFSPAPQTVAAGPDALKAALAAFSQDEPARAAG; encoded by the coding sequence ATGAAGAACGGGGTGGTCATTGTCGGTGCGGGTCATGCCGGCGTGCAGGCGGCCGCGAGCCTGCGCGAGGAAGGCCATGACGGACCGGTCATCCTGATCGGCGCCGAGAACGAACTGCCCTACCACAAGCCGCCGCTGTCCAAGACCTTCATCAAGGATGCCGAGGCCAGGCCGCAGCCGCTGCGCGGCGAAGCCTTCTATTCCGGCAATGCCATCGATTACCGGCCGGGCGTTTGGATCGACAGGATCGATAATGGCGCGCGCAGGCTCGACGTTTCCGGCGGCGCCGCAATTCCCTTCGACCGGCTGGTGCTCGCGACCGGCGCGCGGCCGCGCCTGCTGAAGCTCGAGGGCGTGGAGCTCGCCGGCGTGGTGTCGCTACGCTCGCTGGCCGATGCGCGGCTGATCCGCGAGCTCAGCGCGCAGAGCGAGGACGTCGTCATCCTGGGCGGCGGCTTCATCGGCCTCGAAATCGCGGCGACGCTGAGGGCCGCCGGCCGCAAAGTCACCGTCGTCGAGGCCGTCGACCGGCTGCTCGGCCGTGCCGTTGCGCCGGTGATTGCCAGCCATGTGCGCCAGCGTTTGGAAGCGATCGGCGTGCGCATCCTGACCGGCACCACGGTTTCCCGTCTGGAAAGCCAAGGCGGCCGCGTCTCGGCCGCGATCATGTCGAGCGGCGAGCGGCTGCCGGCGCAGATGGTGGTCATCGGCATCGGCGTGGTGCCCAATGTCGAGCTGGCGGAAGCAGCCGGCATTGCGATTGGCAACGGCATCCGCGTCGACCAGCATATGCAAAGCTCGATCCCCGAAATCCTCGCCGTCGGCGACGCCGCCTCCTACCGGCACTGGTTTACCGGCGGCGACGTGCGGCTGGAATCGGTGCAGAACGCCAGCGACCAGGCGCGGCTCGCCGCGCGCACCATCCTTGGCCATGCCGAACCCTTCTCGGCCGTGCCATGGTTCTGGTCGGATATCGGCGACATGAAGCTGCAGATGGTCGGCCTGACGCAAGGCGGCGACAACCATGTCGTGCTGGGCGAGCCGGCCGAGAACAAGTTCTCGATCTACCACTATGCCGGCAACCGGCTGCTCGGCATCGAATCCGTCAACCGCCCGGCCGACCACATGCTTGGCCGCAAGATGCTCGGCGCCGGTTTTTCGCCGGCGCCGCAGACGGTCGCGGCAGGACCGGATGCGCTGAAGGCGGCGCTCGCGGCGTTCAGCCAGGACGAGCCGGCAAGAGCGGCGGGTTAG